In Blastopirellula marina, the sequence CTAAAGATATCATCGTCAAGCCGATTCCTCGCAAGGATGCTGACAAGATCATCAAGTCATTGCATTACAGCGGGAAGGTCGTGAGGAATAGCCAGATACATCTTGGCGTTTTTCTCGATGGCAAATGTGGTGGTGTTCTTCAATTCGGACCATCGCTCGACAAGAAGAAAATCATCGGTCTTGTTCGTGATACCAAGTGGAATGGATTCATTGAATTGAATCGAATGGCTCTGGCGGATTGGCTTCCTGCAAACGGAGAAAGCCGTTCTATCGCTGTTGCGATGAAGCTATTGAAGAAACACTATCCACAGTTGGAGTGGGTCGTGTCATTTGCGGATGGCACCCAATGTGGACATGGCACGATTTACCAAGCCTCTGGATTCACCCTTACCGGCATCAATCAAAGCAAGAATCTTGTACGTCTGCCGAATGGTTCCACGATTCACAAAATGACGTTAGAAAGCAATCCAACGACACCAAGAACGGAGTTAGGTGGAAAGAGCTATTACGACGTGACTGGGGGACGTTACAACCTATCTGCCTATGTCGAAGAGGTTGGTGGTCAGGTGATTCCCGGCTTCCAGTTTCGTTACATGTATTTTCTTAATTACGATGCACGAAAGAGGTTGACGGTTCCTGTGGTCCCGTTTTCCAAAATCAAGGAGATCGGTGGCGAGATGTATCGTGGTGAGGCTAAATAAACATGCGTCAGAGGTGTAACGGTACACACACCACAACCAGTGGTGAGAAGGCGGTTCGACTCCGACCCTGACGCTTTACTCTTATTCATCGCCCTTCAATTTTTTGAAACGCTCTTCAGCCTGTTTAGCCAACGCCGGGGCAGTGTAAATGTATTCGGCAACTGCACGAGCAAGCGAGTCAAGCAGTGGAATCTCTGCCTCAGAAATATCAAAATCGTCTGCATGTGCTCCAACGTTTCCAAAGTCCTTGAGATGCTTAGCAATTTCGCTCAGTTTGTCAGGAATCAAATTACGGTTTGAAAGGTCTCTGAGCTTCGCTGCCAACGTGTTCCCGCTTGCCTGTTGATCCTTGCAAATAAATTCCAACGTTCGCCGTAGTTGAACAGCGTAGGAATTGGCGTCAACTCGGCGAACACGCTGGGCAGAGTTGTAAGCTTTCTGGACTTTCTCCGGTAAACCTACGAGTGAAGAGTTCAGTTGCGGATAGAGAATTGAAACATCTGGATCATCGGGATTCATGCCCGAACAGTAAAATTCGACAGTAAGTATTGTCTTACTGCACGAGGAACACTTGAACAACTTATATGTATTGCGTTCTATAAATACGCCTGAGCGGTAGCCATCCTCATCACTATGCTCCTCTACCTCGTCAACTACAGCTTTCGCCAGAATCTCCATTGGAGCTACGTTGTGGCAATGCCCGCACTTCTGAGACCCGGAATATTGTTTCTCTGCCACCACGATTCTCCAATTATTCGCACCAACATTGATCTGACCATTCTGCCAGCCACCAAGCCGAACACAATACGACCCACTTTGAGGACAAAAAGTTCGGTCAAAAATCTTCCGAAATAAGCCGAAACGAGGCTTTCTTGTTTCGATCCCGCAGACAAAGCTGCTGCTCGTCGTTGGCAACTTCGCCGACACGAACACGCAACATTTTGTTTTTCGGAGATTTATCATGGCTGCAAAACGCACCAACACCGCTGCAAACAATGCCAACGCCACCGACAACAACGCCCCCAACAAGGCTGAGGCAATTCGGCAATATCACGCCGAAAATCCCAACGCTGGACCATCGGACATCGCTAAGGCCCTGAAGGCAAAGGGCGTTGATGTCACGGCATCACGTGTTTCGACCGTTCTACGACCTTCCTCCAAGAAGAAAGGTGGTCTGGATGTGGACACGATCAAAGTGGCTGCCGAATTTGCCAAGCAGTACGAAGGTTCGGTTGATGCCAAGGCTGCCATCGAAAAGGTTGGCAAATTCATCGATTCGTGTGGTTCCACGGAGAAGGCTCTTGAGGCATTGGATGCCTACCATGCGGTAGCCGAAGCCATCGGCTAGTTCTGACCAGTTCCACCAAGCCCCGAGTGATCCTCGGGGCTTTTGTCGTTTCTTGAAGGAGATATCCATGGGAAAGAAGAAGGTTATTGAGTGCCCTTATTGCAAGGGAGAAATGCGAAGACATTCCAAGGGTCGTGGTGTCATCATGGGGCTTCTCTGTGCCCTCATGGTGTTCTGCATTGGAGTGGCCGTGTTCCTGTTGATTCCGGTCATTGGTTGGATTGCTGGACCAATCATCTGCATCTATGCCCTCGGCATGGGCAGCAACAGAAAATCGTTCTGGAAGTGTAAGCAATGTAATTCCACCATCGACCGAACATAGGAGCACACACGTGAAATCATTAGATCAGAAAGCAACTCGTATCTTCCTGAAGCTGGTCGAGGGAATGAAACGCATCGGGTCAAATCGGAAGATTGACAACACCGAGGGTGTCTTCATGCCGGTCTGCGTGGAGGTGATTGGGAAGCCAACCACGAAACCTCGTCTGGTGTCACCGGGCTTAGTGGTTTCGGTCACGCATTATCACGAGGTCGAGCGTGATCTAGTCACCGATCCAGAGGTTACGTTCCTGTGGACTGGGAAGAACATTTTCCCGATGACGTTTGAGCAGGGTGGCATGTGCTACCGGCAGTGGGTAAAGATCGAAGACGGCAGGATTTCGTACCACAAGGGAGGGCAGGCTGATCTTGCGATGTTTTGCAACGAGTGGATGAGGAATATTGCTGACCAGCAGGAATTGTGACGTTTGCCGTTACAACATTTGTAATCGAGAAGCCATGTCGTGATGACATGGCTTTTTCTTGGCTCTGGGACGTTCCAAATTAGGTGAGAAAACATATTGACCTCACCGCCCAAAAAAGGGACTTTTCTCGAACCAGAAAAGACCATTCGAAGTCATAAGGAAATTCGAGAAATGGATATCGAGGAAAATCTACGTTTTGAGGATTTACCTAAGCTAATTTTGGCTGCTCACAAGCGACAAATTGAGGCACAATCAGATTTCTCTTTCGCTAAGGCATCCCTTGAACGCATCAAGGCGGAAGTTCGGTTAATGCACTGCCAGACACATCGTCACTACAAAGCTACCGATTTCACCACGATTGATGAAAACGTACAGGCCGCACAAAGACTGCACTTGAACGCTCAAAAGACGCTATCAATTGCCGCAGCAGAACTGGAAATGTTGCAGAATACATTCAAAGTATGCCAAGCGATGGTAGGCTCTGGGCTTCCGATTCTGCTTCCACCAACAATCAAAGTGGTTCATCCCGAAAGCGATGATCGAATCGACGATATCGCCGCCGCCTAAATGGTCCGTCTAACGGCCCCACACGCCAAATAGAACGACTTTCGGGCGAATCTTGGCCGATCATGTGGCGATGATCTACGAGCATTCTATGGGCGATTCATGGGCCGTAGATTTGGTACGGATTCGGCCCAATTAGGTACACATGCGATTTGGTACAAATTAGGTACAAAATCAGCGCACGAAAAAAGCCGTAAATCGTTATGAATTACGGCTTTATGAAGTGGGCGATACAGGATTCGAACCTGTGACCCCTACCATGTCAAGGTAGTGCTCTAACCAACTGAGCCAATCGCCCTTTTGTGCTTCTTGCAATCAAGCGGTGACGCTTATTGCGTGCAAGCAATTATCAGTGATTCACCCCCGTGGAGGTTAACCAAACGCGTAGTTTGCCATTAGAACTGTCCGATCGTCAAGGGGCTACAACGAAAATTGCGATTATGTCCCCTCACCTAAGCTGCCCCGACCTGGAGACTTAGCGTCCAAATAGCCTGGGGAACGACAACCTGGACTTTTCCTAATGCGCAACTTCCGTCAATCTATACGCTTCTTGCGGTGAACCCGCTTACCCGGCGGGGCGTCTCTAACAACACAAATAATGGAGAGCCCTGCCGCTGGCAGAAGGTTCGCCCTGGCAGATAGATCGCTACGACGGCCACATCTGCCCGATCCATCCTTACGGTTTTAGCGACATCCTTTGTTTCGATGTCCTCGTGAGCCTGGAAATCGCCATTTGGATAAGAAACCGAACACATCATGCTCGAGGTCATTCTTCCCGACGGATCCAAGAAGGAATTCGATCACGCCGTCACCCCCATGGAGGTCGCTGCCGATATCGGTCCCGGCCTGGCCAAAGCGACCCTTGCCGGCGAAGTCGACGGCAATATCGTGGGCTTCGATACCAAGCTGCCTGAAGAAGGCACCGTCAACTTGCGACTGTTGACCAAGAAGGACGAGGAAGCGTTGGGGGTTATGCGGCATAGCTGTGCCCACATCATGGCCCGAGCCGTCATGAGGCTGTTTGACGGTGTGCAGCTCGCGTTTGGTCCGACCATCGAAGGGGGTTTCTACTACGACTTCGACCTTGAGCACAAGCTTTCCGAAGAAGACTTCCCGGCCATCGAAGCCGAGATGAAGAAGATCATCAAGGAAGACGAGCCGTTCGAGCGCATTGAACGCAATCGAGATGAATCACTGCAGGTCGTCAAAGACCTGGGACAGAAGTACAAGATAGAGCACATCGAGACCGGCCTGAAAGATCACGCGTCGATGTCGTTCTATCAGCAAGGCGAGTTCATCGACCTGTGCCGCGGGCCCCATATTCCGCGTCCGAAAGCGATTGGGGCCTATAAAATCCTGTCGGTTGCTGGTGCCTACTGGAAAGGGGATTCCAACAATCGTCAGCTGCAGCGGCTGTATGCGACTGCCTTCTTTACCAAGGAAGACCTGGAAGCCCACCTAACCAAAATCGAAGAAGCCAAACGCCGCGACCACCGCGTGCTAGGCAAGCAGTTGGATCTGTTCTCGATCAATCCGCTGGTAGGGCAGGGGCTTATCCTGTGGTCCCCTAAGGGGACCATCATTCGTAACCTGCTGACCGAGTTCGTTGGCGAACAGCTAAAGAAGTTCGAGTACCTGCCGGTCGTGACTCCGAACATCGGCAAGGTCGACCTGTACAAGATCTCGGGACACTATCCTTATTACAAGGACAGCCAGTTCGCACCCATTCATCAGGCCGAGGATGAAGAATACCTCCTCAAGCCGATGAATTGCCCGCACCATATCATGATCTACAAGTCTCGGCCGCGTAGTTACCGTGAATTGCCGTACCGCTTGTCGGAATTCGGTACCGTTTACCGCTACGAGCAGTCAGGCGAATTGAACGGCATGACCCGCGTGCGTGGGTTCACCCAGGACGATGCTCACATCTTCTGCACCGACGAACAAGTCGAAGACGAGTTCCGCAAGTGCATCCAGATGACTCAGTACGTGCTGAGCAGCCTGGGCCTGACCGACTACCGCGTCCGCTTGGGTTTCCGCGATCCCGATAGCGGCAAGTACGTTGGCAAGGAAGCAGTGTGGGATGCCGCCGAAGCCGCCCTGGTTCGTGTGTGCAAGAACATGGGCATCACTGCGACTGCCGAAGCAGGCGAAGCCGCGTTCTACGGTCCGAAGGCCGACTTTGTGGTGAACGACTGCCTGGGCCGCGAATGGCAACTGGGTACTGTGCAGTTGGACTACAACCTGCCTAGTGCCGAGCGTTTCGACCTGGAGTACATCGGCAAGGACAACCAGCCGCACCGGCCGGTGATGATCCACCGTGCTCCGTTCGGCTCGTTGGAACGCTTCATGGGTGTGCTGATCGAGCACTTTGCCGGCGCGTTCCCACTATGGCTGGCACCGGAACAGATTCGCCTCCTGACGGTCAGCCAGAAGTTCGACGAGTATGCCCAGAAGGTCGAAAAAGAGCTGCTGGCCGCCGGCTTCCGAGTTAGTGGCGACTATCGCCCTGAAAAGATCGGGGCCAAGATCCGTGCCGCTCAGTTGGAACTGATTCCGTACATGTTCATCATTGGTGGACGCGAAATGGAAGAAGAAGCCGTTTCGGTACGCGACCGCATCGATGGCGACCTGGGATCGATGAAGATCCCCCAAGCGATCGAGAAACTGCAGGAAGAAGTGGCCAATCGCGTGGTTCGCCAGGTCTTCAAAGGATCGGCCGGCCTGGGGACCTCCGGCACCGCCACCACCAGCGAAGGCTACTAAGCATTAAGCCAGGCCCCACCGCCCCCAGACCTGGGGGCGAGCCTGGCGGATTGCTGAAAGAGTCCCGTTCGCCAGAAGGCCATTTGCCCCGTAACGGGAACAGGAACCGCCATTACCACCCGGAAAGGTGGCAAAATTCGCCGATTCCTATTTTCGTGCGTTAACGTGGCGGAAACTTGACGATAGAATGTTTTCAATGTGGTACGATTTTACGGGTTGTCCACAACGTCGATAATATTTGCATTACCCGTTTCCTAGCTTAAAAGGATCACTAGCCATCGCCCTGCGAAACACGTCTCGCGATCGAGACCGCGATCAAAATCGCGACCAGACTCGAATCAACGATCGCATTAGAATCTCGCCCATTCGAGTCATTGCTGCTGATGGAGAACAATTAGGCGTTCTGCCCACCGACGAAGCCTTGTCGATTGCTCGCGAAGCAGGATTAGACCTGGTCGAAGTTGCCCCTGGTGCCAAGCCACCGGTGTGCCGCATCATGGACTACGGTAAGTACAAGTACCAACAAAGCAAGAAGCAACACAAGAACCAGTCGCACCACACCAAGACGAAGGAAATCCGCCTGCGTCCGAAGACGGGCGACCACGATATCGAGTTCAAGGTCAAGCAAGCGATCAGCTTCTTAAAGCACAAAGATAAAGTCCAGGTTTCGGTCCAGTTCAAGGGTCGTGAAATGGCACACGTGGAAGAAGGCCATCGCGTTATGGCTCAAGTGATCGAACTGCTCGCGGAAGTGGGCAAGGTTGAATCGCCCCCGAAACAAATGGGACGCCGCATCATGGCGACGGTGTCTCCCAAAGCCGGCTAACGGCCAAGCTATCGACGAAAACGACCACTTCGAATTTCGAGGTGGTCTTTTTTATGCGCGGTACCTGACTTGCTAGCAGGCATCGAAATAGGCAAATGCTCTTGCTGATTTTGTTTGCCCTCTGGTACCTTTCCGCGTCGCTGCTCGCAAGGATGCTTCGCTGCGCCATCCCGGAAGGCTAACCCCATGAAATCTTCGGTCATCGTTACCACCCACAATCGGTCGTACTACCTCGATAAGGTACTGCACGGCTACGTTCATCAAACCGTCAAACCACACCAGGTGGTAATCGCGGACGACGGATCGACCGATGACACGCCCGAGATCATCCAAAAGCATCAACAGCAGGCCGACTTCCCGATCGTTCATGCCTGGCATCCTTTCAGTGGCATGCCCCAGATCAGCAAGGCCCGCAATGCGGCCACGCGGCAATGCACCGGTGAATACCTGATCTATACCGACGGCGACTGCATCCCAGGTCCGATGTTTGTGGCCGATCACCAGCGGCTCGCCAAGCAAGGCTATTTCACCCAAGGACGCCGAAACTTCCTCAACTACAAAGCGTTCGAAACGTTTCACGGAACTGAGAACACCTGGCAGTTGTTCAAGCATTGGCTCAACGGCGGGCTCACGAAGCTACACCTGCTGGTTCGCATCCCAGGCCTGGCCGTTCGTAGCCGCGGGATGAAAGGGATCCGAGGTTGCAATATCGCCACCTGGCGTAGTGACGTCGAAGCTATCAACGGCTGGAACGAAGAGTTTGTCGGCTTCTGGCGCGAGGACAGCGAGTTCATTACCCGCTTGATGCGTACCGGTGTGAAGCGACAAAACGCTCTCTACTCGGCGATTCTGTTCCATATGGAACACGAGAAGTTCTTTAACCAGGAAGACTTCGATCGCAACAACGCCATCTGGGAGAAGTCGAAGACCGGCCCGATCTTTATCGAAAACGGGATGATGCCTCCTCCCCGTTTGCTGCCGATCAACGCCGATAATGCGGCCCCAGAGACTGCTATCCGAAAAGCCGCGTAAGAGCGCTGCCTAACTTAGCCGGACTTACGATCCAGCATCGAGCGATAGATTTCAATCGTTTCGGCCGCGGCGACATTCGCTCCGAATTTCGCACGAACCATCTCCGATGCCGACGAACCCAGTGCTCGTAAGCTATCTCGATTGGCGAGCACCTCGGCCAGTTTTTCTGCCAAGGCGATTGGGTCTTCTGGCGGCACCAGGTGCCCACCACCCGTCGCGGCGATCAGCTCGGGGAACGCTCCGTGATCAGGCTGCACGACCGGAACGCCTGCCGACCAGGCCTCGAGCACAAACAGCCCCTTCGGCTCGCGATAGACTGTGGGAACCGAAAGGACGTCAATCGACCTCAGGAAAGCCAGCTTGCCTGCTCGATCGACCGTCCCCAGATACTCGCACCCGCCGAAGTGTCCTGAATCTCGGAGCTTGGCAAATTGCTCGTCGAGATAGAGTTGCTGCTGAGGGCCCGCCCAGCCGGCGATCTTCAACTGGGCGTCTTCCAGGCCCGGAATTTCCCGCAAGTGCATAAACGCATCAACGAGAACGTGCAGCCCCTTTTCGGGTGCCATGCGAGCCAGGTAACCGATGGTCGGAGGTCGATCAGGTGTGAGATGTGGGTGCGGGTGAT encodes:
- a CDS encoding DUF4145 domain-containing protein; translation: MSAKLPTTSSSFVCGIETRKPRFGLFRKIFDRTFCPQSGSYCVRLGGWQNGQINVGANNWRIVVAEKQYSGSQKCGHCHNVAPMEILAKAVVDEVEEHSDEDGYRSGVFIERNTYKLFKCSSCSKTILTVEFYCSGMNPDDPDVSILYPQLNSSLVGLPEKVQKAYNSAQRVRRVDANSYAVQLRRTLEFICKDQQASGNTLAAKLRDLSNRNLIPDKLSEIAKHLKDFGNVGAHADDFDISEAEIPLLDSLARAVAEYIYTAPALAKQAEERFKKLKGDE
- a CDS encoding DUF6908 domain-containing protein, giving the protein MKSLDQKATRIFLKLVEGMKRIGSNRKIDNTEGVFMPVCVEVIGKPTTKPRLVSPGLVVSVTHYHEVERDLVTDPEVTFLWTGKNIFPMTFEQGGMCYRQWVKIEDGRISYHKGGQADLAMFCNEWMRNIADQQEL
- the thrS gene encoding threonine--tRNA ligase, with translation MLEVILPDGSKKEFDHAVTPMEVAADIGPGLAKATLAGEVDGNIVGFDTKLPEEGTVNLRLLTKKDEEALGVMRHSCAHIMARAVMRLFDGVQLAFGPTIEGGFYYDFDLEHKLSEEDFPAIEAEMKKIIKEDEPFERIERNRDESLQVVKDLGQKYKIEHIETGLKDHASMSFYQQGEFIDLCRGPHIPRPKAIGAYKILSVAGAYWKGDSNNRQLQRLYATAFFTKEDLEAHLTKIEEAKRRDHRVLGKQLDLFSINPLVGQGLILWSPKGTIIRNLLTEFVGEQLKKFEYLPVVTPNIGKVDLYKISGHYPYYKDSQFAPIHQAEDEEYLLKPMNCPHHIMIYKSRPRSYRELPYRLSEFGTVYRYEQSGELNGMTRVRGFTQDDAHIFCTDEQVEDEFRKCIQMTQYVLSSLGLTDYRVRLGFRDPDSGKYVGKEAVWDAAEAALVRVCKNMGITATAEAGEAAFYGPKADFVVNDCLGREWQLGTVQLDYNLPSAERFDLEYIGKDNQPHRPVMIHRAPFGSLERFMGVLIEHFAGAFPLWLAPEQIRLLTVSQKFDEYAQKVEKELLAAGFRVSGDYRPEKIGAKIRAAQLELIPYMFIIGGREMEEEAVSVRDRIDGDLGSMKIPQAIEKLQEEVANRVVRQVFKGSAGLGTSGTATTSEGY
- the infC gene encoding translation initiation factor IF-3; translation: MHYPFPSLKGSLAIALRNTSRDRDRDQNRDQTRINDRIRISPIRVIAADGEQLGVLPTDEALSIAREAGLDLVEVAPGAKPPVCRIMDYGKYKYQQSKKQHKNQSHHTKTKEIRLRPKTGDHDIEFKVKQAISFLKHKDKVQVSVQFKGREMAHVEEGHRVMAQVIELLAEVGKVESPPKQMGRRIMATVSPKAG
- a CDS encoding glycosyltransferase, coding for MKSSVIVTTHNRSYYLDKVLHGYVHQTVKPHQVVIADDGSTDDTPEIIQKHQQQADFPIVHAWHPFSGMPQISKARNAATRQCTGEYLIYTDGDCIPGPMFVADHQRLAKQGYFTQGRRNFLNYKAFETFHGTENTWQLFKHWLNGGLTKLHLLVRIPGLAVRSRGMKGIRGCNIATWRSDVEAINGWNEEFVGFWREDSEFITRLMRTGVKRQNALYSAILFHMEHEKFFNQEDFDRNNAIWEKSKTGPIFIENGMMPPPRLLPINADNAAPETAIRKAA